A single Sporosarcina sp. FSL W8-0480 DNA region contains:
- a CDS encoding O-methyltransferase, with product MGEYTTYISNLGEAENPLIQEMEKYAEENRIPIMDRSGIDTFVGLLRIQQPKFILEIGSAIGYSAIRMVSSLKDVSILTIERDKERYESAVEYIERSGYSDRITIIEGDALLLDEALISERQYDALFIDAAKGQYKRFFEKYSKFVAPGGVIYCDNMFMHGAVLIPDEELPKRNRTMIRNLKEFTTWIMGHPQYETSLLPVGDGILIAVKKRD from the coding sequence ATGGGTGAGTACACAACATATATTTCCAATTTGGGTGAAGCCGAAAATCCATTAATACAAGAAATGGAGAAATATGCAGAGGAAAATAGGATTCCGATAATGGACAGGAGCGGAATTGACACGTTTGTCGGCCTGCTTCGTATTCAGCAGCCAAAGTTTATACTTGAAATTGGCAGCGCAATAGGATATTCTGCTATCCGGATGGTATCTTCATTAAAAGACGTTTCCATTCTAACAATAGAACGGGACAAGGAAAGGTATGAATCCGCAGTCGAGTATATCGAGCGAAGTGGTTATAGTGATCGAATCACTATCATTGAAGGCGACGCTTTATTGTTGGATGAAGCACTAATTTCTGAACGTCAGTATGATGCTCTATTCATAGATGCTGCAAAAGGCCAATATAAACGTTTTTTTGAGAAATATTCAAAGTTTGTTGCGCCGGGCGGTGTCATATATTGTGATAATATGTTTATGCATGGAGCTGTACTGATTCCGGATGAGGAATTACCGAAACGGAACCGTACGATGATTCGAAATCTGAAGGAATTCACTACTTGGATCATGGGGCATCCACAGTATGAAACGTCACTGCTTCCAGTCGGTGACGGAATTCTGATTGCAGTAAAAAAGAGGGACTAG
- the udk gene encoding uridine kinase, which yields MDKSKPLVIGIAGGSGSGKTSVTNRIYDVFKEHSVVVIEQDYYYKDQSHLEFEERLLTNYDHPLAFDTDLLIDHIGKLLDREAIEKPVYDYALHTRSEQKIAIEPKDVIILEGILVLEDERLRDLMDIKLFVDTDADLRIIRRLMRDINERGRTIDSVIDQYLSVVRPMHNQFIEPTKRYADIIIPEGGHNEVAIDLMVTKIKTILEYGPEL from the coding sequence ATGGATAAGAGCAAACCTCTTGTCATTGGCATAGCCGGTGGTTCAGGATCTGGGAAGACTAGTGTTACGAACCGAATTTATGATGTGTTCAAGGAACACTCCGTTGTTGTAATTGAACAGGATTATTATTATAAGGATCAATCCCATTTGGAGTTTGAAGAAAGACTTTTGACAAACTACGATCATCCACTTGCGTTTGATACAGATTTGTTGATAGATCATATCGGTAAACTTTTAGATCGGGAAGCTATAGAAAAGCCGGTGTATGATTACGCTTTGCATACAAGGTCGGAACAGAAGATCGCGATTGAACCGAAGGATGTTATCATTCTTGAGGGAATTCTTGTTCTTGAAGATGAAAGGCTGCGTGATCTGATGGATATTAAGCTTTTCGTTGATACAGATGCTGATCTACGCATTATTAGGCGCTTGATGCGGGATATTAACGAAAGAGGCAGAACTATCGATTCTGTAATCGACCAATATTTATCAGTTGTTCGTCCGATGCACAATCAGTTCATTGAACCAACGAAACGTTATGCAGATATTATCATCCCGGAAGGCGGTCATAATGAAGTTGCGATCGACCTAATGGTAACGAAAATAAAAACAATTCTTGAATACGGTCCTGAATTGTAA